The Triticum aestivum cultivar Chinese Spring unplaced genomic scaffold, IWGSC CS RefSeq v2.1 scaffold28574, whole genome shotgun sequence region GCGGCACCGCCCTCTGGTGCCTGGCCATCGAACGCCTCCGGCCTAGTCTCCATGACCCTCTCACCGGAGCGGCCGCACACCTGCCTCAACTCCCGCAATCCCTCGGTCTGTGGGGGAAGGATATCGATCCCCACGGAGTCATCTACGAAGACGGCGCAACCCTTCTCTACAGCATCTCCAGCGCCGGGTCCAATGCCACGTTCAGGGCAGCTCTACATCGCCCCGGCGACGCAGAGTGGACAATCATCGAGAGGACCCTCGAGCATCCCGCCTGGAGCTGGTCACCTCGTCCACCTGTTCTGTCGTGTGTCACATACCACGATGGTAAGATCCTGGTCGTCATGAAGCCTGATCAATGGCGCCTTGTCACACCAAACAGCAATATGGCCCGCGATGAGCTTGTTGAGAGCCAGGAGACGCCTATGGTGCAGGTGTGGTTTGGTGAATCCACATACAAATACGATTACAGCTACGTGCTTGAGTCTCGTGGTGAGATTCTATGGGTGTCGGTTAAGACCCGGGAATATGACAGGTATCGCATGGGGCCTGACCCCTGCCTTCTCAGCGTCAAGGTATCAGTGCAGGCACTTGAGGAGCCTCTGTTGTACGAATCATCGGCACTCGAGAAGATGAGATGGGTGAGAAGGGATGGCCGTAGTCTCGCCGACCGCGTGCTGTTCCTCGGTAGGCGCCATAGCTTTGTTGTGGATGCAGGCCGGGTGCCCAACGGCCACGGCGGGTGTGCCTACTTTATCTACCACCATAATAGCGCCTTGACACAAGAGAAGCGTGGCGTGTTCAGGTGCAACCTCATCGACGGAAAGACCGAGCTTGTACAGCGGCTGCCTCGATGTTGGGACTACAAAATGTGCCTGTGGTTCAACCCCGAGTCCATCATTACTCCTCCTCAGGTACCTAACTACCTATACATTGCTAAAAAGTGTTTGAATTTCTTAAGTTGGACTTATTTTATGATATGAAATCTCctattacctccgtcccaaatttcttgtctaaGAATTGTCTAGGTAtgaatgtatctaacactaaaacgtgaccaaatctaagacaagaatttgaaacggagggagtattatatactATATTGATGTAATGGTCGCATCAAGCTAATACATGGTACAAGAGTTTAACCCGGAACTCTGCATAAGCCT contains the following coding sequences:
- the LOC123176967 gene encoding uncharacterized protein, with the translated sequence MDAGSWSDLPPDLAREISGRLQHDAVDLARFHAVCKPWRDSRTTTAAGQFLPWLVAAVEEDATRLEMRCVLSGYNYRSQPLLAEPAWWNWVTSSGGTALWCLAIERLRPSLHDPLTGAAAHLPQLPQSLGLWGKDIDPHGVIYEDGATLLYSISSAGSNATFRAALHRPGDAEWTIIERTLEHPAWSWSPRPPVLSCVTYHDGKILVVMKPDQWRLVTPNSNMARDELVESQETPMVQVWFGESTYKYDYSYVLESRGEILWVSVKTREYDRYRMGPDPCLLSVKVSVQALEEPLLYESSALEKMRWVRRDGRSLADRVLFLGRRHSFVVDAGRVPNGHGGCAYFIYHHNSALTQEKRGVFRCNLIDGKTELVQRLPRCWDYKMCLWFNPESIITPPQEISEGSPKQQIAPIISSLRRHNINVERHHVPSFTLLLRNLPLTVKTTQLRLFFSEHGKVSNAEVICYKKTRASQGIGHVTIETTHSHLEDALAALNELVLDGCHLKVSLIKEGQPPQRRRRHR